A single region of the Moorena sp. SIOASIH genome encodes:
- a CDS encoding XisI protein, with protein MDKIEQYRQFIKYILTEHSQIANPTDRDTVKAELIFDREHDHYQLAYVGWQGDKRVFGPVMHFDIIDGKIWIQYNGTEDSVAERLLEMGVPTSDIVLGFHSAFKRQFTRYAVG; from the coding sequence ATGGATAAAATAGAGCAATATCGGCAATTTATCAAGTATATTTTAACTGAACACTCCCAAATAGCAAACCCTACTGATAGGGATACGGTCAAAGCCGAGCTAATATTTGATAGGGAACACGACCATTATCAATTGGCTTATGTGGGTTGGCAAGGAGATAAGCGGGTATTTGGTCCTGTGATGCACTTTGATATTATCGATGGCAAAATCTGGATTCAATATAACGGGACTGAAGACTCGGTTGCTGAGAGGTTGCTGGAAATGGGTGTACCCACTTCTGATATCGTTTTAGGTTTTCATTCCGCTTTTAAGCGCCAATTTACCCGTTATGCAGTTGGTTAA
- a CDS encoding transposase, whose protein sequence is MLTMTYEYKLQPTAEQMATIEQTLDICRCVWNFALRQRKDWCASRKSPINACSIQSEYIISADEPFPNYHKQAKQLTEAKKQYPQLKTVHSQVLQQTLRTLDRAWDDMKARGFGFPRFKNKYRMRSFVFPQLGKDPIRNDAIKFPKLGWVQWRQSRPIPNGFEVKQARIVRKASGYFVMLSLQLNVNVPSPMPHGHPRGLDLGFYKFVATSDGEEIKRPRFLSTLQRKLKLLQRRLKNKQKGSNNRHKLNQKIARLHQRISDTRKDWHFKLAHHLCDGAGMIFVEDINFVSWQRGMLSRSSADAGFGQFVNVLEWVCFRREVYFAKVNKDGTSQTCPNCGAHTGKKALDLRFHHCDECGYTTTRDVSAAQEIRNRGITAVGQTVVENVCGLDATGSIGNDALVGTRRSRKPNSRELGIPSRAQLSVAKLRAGGEDVN, encoded by the coding sequence ATGCTAACAATGACCTACGAATACAAGTTACAACCAACTGCCGAACAGATGGCGACTATCGAGCAAACACTCGATATTTGTCGCTGTGTTTGGAACTTTGCCCTTAGACAGCGCAAAGACTGGTGTGCATCTCGTAAGTCACCTATTAATGCTTGTTCGATTCAATCTGAATACATCATTTCTGCTGACGAACCGTTTCCGAATTACCATAAGCAAGCCAAACAGTTAACCGAAGCCAAGAAACAATATCCTCAATTAAAAACTGTTCATTCCCAAGTCTTGCAACAAACATTAAGAACACTCGATCGGGCTTGGGATGATATGAAGGCTAGAGGATTTGGTTTCCCTCGGTTTAAAAATAAGTATCGGATGCGCTCGTTTGTCTTTCCGCAGTTAGGAAAAGACCCAATCAGAAATGATGCTATCAAGTTCCCTAAGTTGGGATGGGTTCAATGGCGACAGTCAAGACCTATTCCCAATGGGTTTGAAGTCAAGCAAGCGAGGATAGTTAGAAAAGCATCTGGTTACTTTGTGATGCTGTCACTACAGCTAAATGTAAATGTCCCTAGTCCCATGCCTCACGGTCATCCTAGAGGTTTGGACTTGGGGTTTTACAAGTTTGTAGCTACCAGTGATGGTGAAGAGATTAAGCGACCTCGATTTCTGAGCACCCTACAGCGCAAGCTGAAATTGCTGCAACGTAGGCTAAAGAATAAGCAAAAAGGGTCAAATAATAGACACAAGCTAAACCAGAAAATAGCTAGACTACATCAACGCATATCTGACACTCGTAAAGATTGGCACTTTAAACTAGCTCATCATCTGTGTGATGGCGCTGGCATGATATTTGTAGAAGATATTAATTTTGTATCATGGCAAAGAGGAATGCTATCGAGATCATCAGCCGATGCTGGTTTTGGTCAATTTGTGAATGTCTTAGAGTGGGTTTGTTTTCGGCGTGAGGTATATTTCGCCAAGGTAAATAAAGATGGAACTTCTCAGACTTGTCCTAACTGTGGCGCACATACAGGAAAGAAAGCATTAGATCTTCGTTTTCATCACTGCGATGAGTGTGGATATACTACTACAAGGGATGTATCAGCAGCACAAGAGATTAGAAATAGAGGAATAACCGCCGTCGGGCAGACGGTAGTAGAAAATGTCTGCGGATTGGACGCGACGGGGAGTATCGGTAACGATGCTCTAGTTGGCACGAGACGAAGCAGAAAACCTAATTCGCGAGAGTTAGGAATCCCCTCCCGCGCGCAACTAAGCGTAGCGAAGTTGCGCGCGGGAGGGGAGGATGTCAACTAG
- a CDS encoding SWIM zinc finger family protein: MEFNYAYKNSTAVSDRGSSTQMSFSPDTKRPPTYFIGELGKNVAFREAISALHDVVVSDLRFKPKDRTEYKQWRANQDQQDWQIIAAQRQDLAKKIQPLQAELNQLNQNRYQRLSSFYKARQQYYNYLYEKDRDAWFVLDPVITVHPDEVFFECFSQDESSYGRLGASYEVFKTISEFACGTTNIDYSAALYNEFQKIRSYKTTQFEIDPSGFEVKTTHEAAFKEVKIDLPDSWVRGFLQVSSAMALPATTFDLQPMDIHNICFVLRRHKEKTGPRGMRYHLKPGEPVRIVFEPWNIEIVCSRSPYQGSSEQVIRVWGRRRLHILERLIPIANKFTIHLLGTGMPSFYVADLGDMSFTLGLSGWTANDWSQAGNFDLMAPRADVDQWTQQLIFDALRENWVESPDSLAQRLDLSPTAVLGALGAYTQAGRAIYDLNKQVYRVRELSREPLPMERLRFANQREETAIRFLSNNAVQVTSVKDAGGTLQLQGNVTDKSKTYNPALTIDPDERIIAAECTCNWYQQNKLYKGPCEHILALRMQHARQSQ; this comes from the coding sequence ATGGAATTTAACTACGCCTACAAAAATAGTACAGCAGTTAGCGATCGCGGCAGCAGCACCCAAATGTCCTTCTCCCCAGACACCAAGCGTCCTCCCACCTACTTCATTGGTGAATTAGGGAAAAATGTAGCCTTTCGAGAAGCCATCAGCGCCCTACATGACGTAGTAGTTTCCGATTTACGCTTCAAACCCAAAGACAGAACCGAGTATAAACAATGGCGTGCTAACCAAGACCAACAAGACTGGCAAATCATAGCCGCACAACGCCAAGACCTCGCTAAGAAAATTCAACCCTTACAAGCAGAACTAAATCAATTAAATCAGAACCGATATCAACGATTATCCTCCTTTTATAAAGCCAGACAGCAGTACTACAATTACCTCTATGAGAAAGACCGTGATGCCTGGTTTGTCCTCGACCCAGTAATTACCGTTCATCCCGATGAAGTCTTCTTTGAATGTTTCAGCCAAGATGAATCCAGTTATGGGCGACTAGGAGCCAGCTACGAAGTCTTTAAAACTATCAGCGAATTCGCCTGCGGTACAACAAACATAGACTACTCCGCCGCCCTTTACAACGAATTTCAAAAAATCCGCAGTTACAAGACAACCCAATTTGAAATTGACCCCTCCGGTTTTGAAGTAAAAACCACCCATGAAGCAGCATTTAAAGAAGTCAAAATTGACCTACCAGACAGTTGGGTAAGAGGATTTCTACAAGTCAGTTCCGCCATGGCCTTACCCGCCACCACCTTTGACTTGCAGCCGATGGATATTCACAATATCTGTTTTGTGTTGCGTCGCCACAAAGAAAAAACTGGCCCACGGGGAATGCGTTACCATCTCAAACCAGGAGAACCCGTGCGAATAGTATTTGAGCCTTGGAACATCGAAATAGTCTGTTCGCGATCGCCCTATCAAGGTTCATCAGAACAGGTCATCCGAGTGTGGGGACGCCGCCGCCTCCACATCCTAGAACGTCTTATCCCCATTGCCAACAAATTTACCATTCACCTACTCGGAACCGGCATGCCATCCTTTTATGTAGCTGACCTAGGGGATATGTCCTTTACCCTCGGCTTATCAGGATGGACAGCTAACGATTGGTCTCAAGCGGGTAACTTTGACTTAATGGCACCCCGTGCAGATGTAGACCAGTGGACTCAACAACTCATTTTTGACGCACTCAGAGAAAACTGGGTAGAAAGTCCCGATAGTCTCGCCCAGCGCTTAGACTTAAGCCCTACTGCTGTCCTAGGTGCCTTAGGAGCTTACACCCAAGCCGGACGAGCCATTTACGACTTAAACAAGCAAGTATATCGAGTCCGGGAACTCTCCCGAGAGCCCTTACCCATGGAACGGTTACGGTTTGCCAATCAGCGAGAAGAAACAGCAATCCGCTTCTTAAGTAACAATGCCGTACAAGTAACCTCAGTAAAAGACGCTGGAGGTACACTCCAGCTACAGGGAAATGTCACCGATAAAAGCAAAACCTATAATCCCGCTTTGACAATTGATCCTGATGAGCGTATAATAGCAGCTGAGTGTACCTGTAATTGGTATCAGCAAAATAAGCTGTACAAAGGTCCTTGTGAACACATTCTGGCGTTGCGGATGCAGCACGCTCGTCAGTCTCAATAA
- a CDS encoding WGR domain-containing protein produces the protein MKLIKRTTLHYQAGNSDKIYEVDLCDLGNEQYIVNFRYGRRGKTLKESSKTAQPVALAKAQQVFDQLVGSKLKKGYQDVTEPSSSQTQEEVNDLITSNLVTKDPRHQAILNAIANPDSSKGSSKWSQTRAIWRAGELKIREATPLIIPLIGTDQPLKDYCIAWALGWCGDQHVIPHLQRLYETPSTPDFVKGIAWEAWMKLCDQSTQERLRSQQIEQLPAELQSHIQTDNHADFSNALVTYLDSNDYTRFGVLDTLYQINNAQVRPALLNLLRTAPLRPNYFKAIRHIFKIAEYRQDAEVFGIIAYRLDTEPPMFRQSYWHRYYWDRNSRKYLPLANYLGSPDAKRAYSNVTRDYLRRRVWRTLRKLGEECDRNYINLALEVLLQYSDSDGVPARTSTFYRWNYSNWTRTSYTRNWDSYAGYLTFNHILYTNSPRYQLMPNSQAWRCRDNYKPGDPEPDVREEAFPKLWEQHPEALLQLLLDSHCHQVHQFAPKALRVCQSFCNQIDTDTVIRLVNKPYQVTAQLGFELATQKYNSDNPENPNLDLLLALANCQFPPARTQAHQWIQAIPTHLITGSHLIIPLVISQHSDTRTFARQLLTQSIVNEATAKVLIGRIIAAVLALEPTQTDIGKDTAQTLLLGFTPQLRTLGMGVVLDLLQHPMPEIQELGARILFNHETPAADLPPKLIESLLNASHQSVQGIGVQIFGQLPDQRLLQDYDLVLAIATNQQAHLRQAIRPVIQRLGQLYPEFVTQLATEIITLLQLPERHQGVHQDLVQLLREDLPSWMTMITKDQAMELLQAKSSAAQELAGLVLQANYTTWGLELETPDIVKLANHEILSVRQAAWAMIEQIINRIRSNSEDMLAAVRLLEAKWQDSREFATKLFSQQITEQDWTPEVMVSICDSTRDDVRQFGRDLVLRTFQQSYGQDYLVKFSEHPSQDMQLFATNYLEQYAVDNPDRLQDLIPYFISILSRVNRGRIAKQRVFAFLESEAKKSQAAAKIVAEILTRQSITMAIGDKARSIQIMLKIHQNYPTIPLPIHVKPVSEVRGV, from the coding sequence ATGAAACTGATCAAACGCACTACGCTCCATTATCAAGCTGGTAACTCAGATAAAATCTACGAAGTCGATCTGTGTGATCTCGGTAACGAGCAGTATATCGTTAACTTCCGCTATGGACGCCGTGGCAAGACCTTGAAAGAAAGTTCAAAAACTGCTCAGCCGGTAGCTTTGGCTAAAGCACAACAAGTCTTTGATCAGTTAGTTGGCTCAAAACTCAAGAAAGGCTATCAAGATGTAACTGAGCCATCAAGTAGTCAGACTCAAGAAGAGGTTAATGACTTAATTACTAGTAACTTAGTTACCAAAGACCCACGCCATCAAGCTATTCTCAACGCGATTGCAAATCCAGATAGCAGTAAAGGCTCTAGTAAATGGTCCCAAACCCGAGCGATATGGCGGGCTGGAGAACTGAAAATTCGTGAAGCTACGCCCTTAATTATCCCCCTAATTGGCACTGATCAACCCTTAAAAGACTACTGCATTGCTTGGGCTTTAGGATGGTGTGGTGATCAGCATGTAATTCCTCACCTCCAACGCTTGTATGAAACCCCTTCAACTCCAGACTTTGTCAAGGGGATTGCTTGGGAAGCCTGGATGAAACTCTGTGATCAATCAACTCAAGAACGGTTGCGCTCTCAACAGATAGAGCAATTGCCTGCCGAATTGCAATCCCATATCCAAACCGATAATCATGCTGACTTCTCTAATGCCCTAGTTACCTATCTAGACAGTAACGACTATACTCGTTTTGGTGTCCTCGATACCCTATATCAAATTAATAATGCTCAAGTGCGTCCAGCACTACTAAATTTATTACGCACTGCTCCCCTACGCCCCAACTACTTCAAAGCCATTCGCCACATATTCAAGATTGCCGAATATCGGCAAGATGCCGAAGTATTTGGCATTATCGCCTACCGCCTAGACACCGAGCCACCAATGTTTCGTCAGTCTTATTGGCATCGATATTACTGGGACAGAAATAGCCGCAAATATCTTCCCCTTGCCAATTACCTCGGTAGTCCTGATGCTAAACGCGCTTACAGCAACGTTACTCGTGACTATCTAAGGCGGCGGGTATGGCGGACTCTTAGGAAATTGGGTGAAGAATGCGATCGCAATTACATAAATCTAGCCCTAGAAGTATTACTGCAATATTCTGATTCTGATGGGGTGCCCGCCAGAACATCAACCTTCTATCGCTGGAACTACTCAAACTGGACTCGCACCAGCTACACTCGCAACTGGGACAGCTATGCTGGTTACTTAACCTTTAACCATATTCTCTATACCAATAGTCCCCGTTACCAATTAATGCCCAACAGCCAGGCATGGCGTTGTCGAGACAACTACAAACCCGGTGATCCAGAGCCAGATGTCCGAGAAGAAGCCTTTCCTAAACTTTGGGAGCAACATCCAGAGGCACTGCTACAGTTACTATTAGACAGCCACTGTCATCAAGTTCATCAGTTTGCCCCCAAAGCCTTGAGGGTATGTCAGTCATTCTGTAATCAAATCGATACAGATACTGTAATCAGACTAGTTAACAAACCCTACCAAGTAACCGCTCAACTCGGCTTTGAACTAGCAACACAAAAATATAATTCCGATAATCCCGAGAATCCTAACCTAGACTTATTACTTGCCTTAGCCAACTGCCAGTTTCCACCAGCTCGTACTCAAGCCCATCAGTGGATACAAGCAATACCAACTCACTTGATCACCGGCAGCCACCTGATCATCCCTTTAGTCATCAGTCAACACTCCGATACCCGTACCTTTGCCCGTCAGTTACTGACTCAATCAATAGTAAATGAAGCAACAGCTAAAGTATTAATCGGGCGAATTATTGCAGCAGTACTCGCACTAGAACCAACTCAAACCGATATCGGCAAAGACACTGCTCAAACCCTGCTTCTAGGTTTTACCCCCCAACTCAGGACATTGGGTATGGGAGTAGTACTAGATCTGCTCCAACACCCCATGCCAGAAATCCAAGAATTGGGAGCAAGAATCCTATTCAATCACGAAACTCCTGCCGCTGACTTACCCCCCAAATTAATTGAATCACTCCTCAACGCTTCCCATCAGTCAGTGCAAGGGATTGGAGTTCAGATTTTCGGTCAACTTCCCGATCAAAGGTTGCTACAAGACTACGACTTAGTATTAGCGATCGCAACCAATCAACAAGCACACTTGCGTCAAGCTATTCGTCCAGTAATTCAGCGCTTAGGACAATTATATCCAGAATTTGTAACTCAGCTAGCCACAGAAATCATTACCCTATTGCAGCTACCAGAAAGACATCAAGGTGTTCACCAAGATTTAGTCCAACTGCTACGAGAAGACTTACCCAGCTGGATGACTATGATTACCAAAGACCAAGCGATGGAACTTCTCCAAGCCAAATCATCAGCCGCTCAAGAATTAGCAGGATTAGTACTCCAAGCTAACTATACCACTTGGGGATTAGAATTAGAAACTCCTGACATTGTCAAACTAGCCAATCATGAAATCCTATCCGTCCGTCAAGCCGCTTGGGCAATGATTGAGCAAATCATCAACCGTATCCGTAGCAATTCTGAAGACATGTTAGCCGCAGTGCGATTACTAGAAGCAAAATGGCAGGATTCCCGAGAATTTGCGACCAAACTCTTTAGCCAACAAATTACTGAGCAAGACTGGACACCTGAAGTCATGGTAAGTATTTGTGACAGTACTCGGGATGATGTTCGTCAATTTGGGCGGGATTTAGTCCTACGTACCTTTCAGCAGAGTTATGGTCAAGATTATCTCGTCAAATTTAGTGAACATCCCAGTCAAGACATGCAGCTATTTGCCACTAACTATCTAGAACAGTATGCGGTAGATAATCCCGACCGTTTGCAAGACTTAATCCCTTACTTTATCAGTATTTTGTCTCGGGTTAATCGCGGAAGAATTGCTAAACAGCGCGTCTTCGCATTTCTAGAATCTGAAGCAAAAAAAAGCCAAGCAGCTGCTAAAATAGTAGCAGAAATATTAACACGACAATCCATCACAATGGCTATTGGTGATAAAGCCCGTTCAATTCAGATCATGCTAAAAATTCACCAAAACTATCCTACTATTCCTCTTCCCATTCACGTTAAACCAGTATCCGAAGTAAGAGGAGTGTAG
- a CDS encoding XisH family protein produces the protein MAKDVFHQQVKNALIKDGWNITHDPLTIRIGEAVKLQIDLAAEIAIAAERDSEKIAVEIKSFIGDSDISTFHTALGQYLNYCQALEELEPERIVYLAIPFETYQDFFQLSFIQRALRRYQVKLMIYDPKLEEIKQWIK, from the coding sequence ATGGCAAAAGACGTTTTCCATCAACAGGTTAAAAATGCTTTGATAAAAGACGGATGGAATATCACTCACGATCCTCTCACGATTCGGATTGGCGAGGCAGTCAAATTACAAATTGATTTAGCGGCAGAAATCGCAATCGCAGCTGAACGAGATTCCGAAAAAATTGCTGTAGAAATTAAAAGCTTTATTGGCGACTCAGATATCAGCACATTTCATACGGCGTTAGGGCAATATCTTAACTATTGTCAGGCTCTTGAAGAACTTGAACCAGAGCGAATTGTTTATTTAGCTATTCCTTTTGAAACTTATCAAGATTTTTTTCAGCTTTCTTTCATCCAACGCGCTCTGAGACGTTACCAAGTCAAGTTGATGATTTACGATCCGAAATTGGAGGAGATTAAGCAATGGATAAAATAG
- a CDS encoding serine/threonine-protein kinase gives MSTSHDFKVIRELGHNRAGGRVTYLARNQVNHELVVIKQFQFAQRNSNWSDYETIEGEIQVLRGLNHPGIPRYLGSFQTTRGCCLVQEYKHAPSLVVPRSFDPEEIKQIAVGLLNILVYLQHRIPPIIHRDIKPENILVDETINVFLVDFGLARIGDSELAVSSVAKGTIGFMAPEQLFDKALSKASDLYGLGATLICLLTGIPSTTINTLIDEDYCLNFQHRLPQVSLSWLQWLQRMVELKPKDRFPDAETALEALKPIYVIRIPEAKLSQPYLELRAKKLGEKLTKTITICNTVPDTALESRWQIAPHVSDPPHTPYFHDWIRLDTADVNGNQGLCQITIDTSKLMADQTYEREVLIHTNAEQSTQVLPLKIHTAPVPIATKKLPYLSLALLIGLATTATWVETTAWEGIVSNSGTIGIAIATFVSVLVAMLGLTAAVTSGMISKLVARLRARFSIPLKAMDTLAAVFFAGVAALLVAGFGAKFRATDSAIATFAVVDAVVFMAAFEGEGVAQSCRKRGFSKILALGVPVLSVALGISLGIGLKLGFLNVLVLIAILVTAVPLAVMILYPPLERLRQVKTYRKLERNLIKP, from the coding sequence ATGTCAACTAGTCACGATTTCAAAGTGATCAGGGAATTGGGTCATAATCGCGCTGGTGGGAGAGTGACCTACCTAGCCCGAAACCAGGTCAATCACGAATTGGTAGTGATCAAGCAGTTTCAGTTTGCTCAACGCAACAGTAACTGGTCAGACTATGAGACCATAGAAGGGGAAATTCAAGTGTTGCGGGGACTGAATCATCCCGGTATCCCCCGTTACTTAGGGTCATTCCAAACCACTAGGGGCTGTTGTCTGGTACAGGAATACAAACATGCTCCTTCCCTGGTTGTACCTCGTAGTTTTGACCCGGAGGAGATTAAGCAAATCGCTGTTGGGTTACTCAACATTCTGGTTTACCTACAACATCGGATTCCTCCGATCATTCATCGAGATATCAAACCCGAAAATATCTTAGTAGATGAGACGATCAATGTTTTCCTGGTAGACTTCGGCTTGGCTCGGATTGGTGATAGTGAACTAGCGGTGAGTAGTGTAGCCAAAGGCACGATCGGGTTTATGGCTCCGGAACAGTTATTTGATAAAGCCCTAAGTAAAGCGTCAGACTTATATGGGTTAGGAGCGACCTTGATTTGTTTACTAACTGGTATTCCATCGACTACGATTAATACCTTAATTGATGAAGACTATTGTCTCAATTTTCAGCATCGTCTACCTCAAGTAAGTTTGAGTTGGCTGCAGTGGCTGCAAAGGATGGTAGAACTGAAACCCAAAGACCGTTTTCCTGATGCTGAAACGGCTTTAGAAGCCCTTAAGCCAATCTACGTTATCCGGATTCCAGAGGCAAAACTATCCCAACCGTATCTAGAGTTGAGAGCTAAAAAATTAGGGGAAAAACTGACAAAAACTATCACGATTTGTAACACAGTTCCAGACACAGCCTTAGAAAGCCGCTGGCAAATTGCTCCCCATGTCAGTGACCCACCCCACACTCCCTACTTCCATGACTGGATTCGATTGGACACAGCTGATGTTAATGGGAATCAAGGGTTGTGCCAAATTACGATAGATACCAGTAAGCTGATGGCAGACCAAACCTATGAGCGAGAGGTATTAATTCACACTAATGCTGAACAGTCAACTCAGGTTTTACCCCTGAAAATCCATACTGCTCCGGTACCAATTGCCACGAAAAAACTTCCCTATCTATCCCTAGCGCTATTGATAGGCTTAGCTACTACAGCTACGTGGGTAGAAACTACGGCTTGGGAGGGAATTGTGAGTAACAGTGGCACAATCGGGATTGCGATCGCTACTTTTGTCTCAGTCTTGGTGGCAATGCTAGGATTGACTGCGGCTGTGACATCTGGGATGATCTCGAAACTGGTAGCAAGACTCAGAGCCAGGTTTAGTATTCCGTTAAAGGCTATGGATACCCTAGCAGCAGTGTTTTTTGCTGGAGTAGCAGCCCTGTTGGTAGCTGGATTTGGTGCCAAGTTTCGCGCTACGGATAGCGCAATTGCTACCTTTGCAGTGGTGGATGCGGTAGTGTTTATGGCAGCCTTTGAAGGGGAAGGAGTAGCTCAAAGCTGCCGAAAGCGTGGGTTTAGTAAAATCTTAGCCCTCGGAGTACCTGTGTTATCGGTAGCCTTGGGGATTAGTTTAGGTATCGGTTTGAAGCTGGGATTTTTAAATGTGTTGGTACTGATCGCCATTTTAGTTACAGCAGTTCCCTTAGCTGTGATGATTCTCTATCCACCATTAGAGCGTCTGCGGCAAGTCAAAACCTATCGGAAGTTAGAGAGAAATTTGATCAAGCCTTAG
- the thrB gene encoding homoserine kinase, with protein sequence MSVVSTVRVTVPGTTANLGPGFDCIGAALTVYNQFKCTRLESVNSGSVKLKIDVTGVEANKVSRDESNLVYRAFATLYERLGKTPPPVHLEIDLGVPLARGLGSSATAIVGGLIAANQLAGKPLSQQEVMELAIAIEGHPDNVVPALLGGCRLTSRGLVMKPQRPQEPEAKEQDWVVCDVAWSSDLVPVVAIPDFELSTQEARQVLPDSYSRADAVLNVASLGLLLRGLQSGKGDWLRVGLQDRIHQPYRQKLIPGYEAVEAAALDAGAYGMVISGAGPTLLALVSESQAPGVEEAMAVAWTDAGIQAQVRSLSLDCQGTKIALELSS encoded by the coding sequence ATGTCTGTTGTTTCTACGGTCAGGGTTACTGTGCCCGGTACTACCGCTAATCTAGGACCAGGTTTCGATTGCATAGGCGCAGCGTTAACTGTATATAACCAGTTTAAATGCACTCGCCTGGAGTCGGTAAATTCTGGATCAGTCAAGCTTAAAATTGACGTTACTGGTGTGGAAGCCAACAAGGTGAGTAGAGATGAGAGTAATCTTGTCTATCGAGCGTTTGCAACGTTATATGAGCGTCTGGGAAAAACTCCGCCTCCGGTACACCTAGAGATTGATTTGGGGGTGCCTTTGGCACGAGGATTGGGCAGTTCGGCCACAGCGATTGTTGGAGGATTGATTGCTGCAAATCAGTTAGCGGGTAAACCTCTTTCTCAGCAGGAGGTAATGGAGTTAGCGATCGCAATTGAGGGGCATCCTGATAATGTGGTTCCAGCGCTTTTGGGGGGATGTCGTTTGACCAGTCGAGGTTTGGTGATGAAACCCCAAAGACCCCAAGAACCAGAAGCAAAAGAACAGGATTGGGTAGTTTGTGATGTTGCTTGGTCTTCTGATCTGGTGCCGGTGGTAGCAATTCCAGATTTCGAGCTTTCAACACAGGAGGCACGGCAGGTGTTGCCTGATAGCTACAGCCGTGCTGATGCAGTGTTGAATGTGGCCAGTTTGGGGTTGTTGTTGCGAGGTTTGCAGTCTGGTAAGGGGGATTGGTTACGGGTCGGTTTGCAAGACCGGATACATCAGCCTTATCGCCAAAAGCTGATTCCTGGTTATGAGGCTGTGGAGGCGGCAGCTTTGGATGCTGGAGCCTATGGGATGGTGATTAGTGGGGCTGGTCCTACTTTGTTGGCTTTGGTGAGTGAGTCCCAAGCACCAGGGGTTGAGGAGGCAATGGCGGTAGCTTGGACCGATGCCGGGATTCAGGCTCAAGTGCGATCGCTTTCTCTAGATTGCCAAGGCACCAAGATTGCTCTGGAATTGAGTAGCTAA